Proteins encoded by one window of Bacteroidales bacterium:
- a CDS encoding creatininase family protein, which produces NWQTVKRTDYQIVVLPWGATEAHNYHLPYATDNFQNEYVADKAAEIAWNSGTRVAVLPNVPFGVNTGQLDLPLTINLNPSTQQLILNDVAGTVYRQGYRKFVILNGHGGNDFKQMIRELQARYSDMMLFQLNWYLAAPWKEYFEDTGEHAGESETSAMMIIRPDLVAPLETAGEGKNKKLIFKGRQEGWLWAPRPWSIVSSDTGIGNPKRATKEKGERYLDDCIRKIADFFIELARVQGMNEMYE; this is translated from the coding sequence AACTGGCAGACAGTTAAAAGAACTGACTATCAGATAGTTGTATTACCCTGGGGTGCCACAGAGGCGCACAATTATCATTTACCTTACGCTACCGACAATTTTCAGAACGAATATGTTGCAGATAAAGCGGCAGAGATAGCCTGGAATAGCGGAACCAGGGTTGCTGTGCTGCCGAATGTGCCTTTCGGGGTAAACACCGGCCAGCTTGATTTACCACTTACCATCAATCTGAATCCTTCGACCCAGCAGTTGATTCTGAACGATGTGGCCGGCACAGTTTACCGGCAGGGTTACCGGAAATTTGTGATCCTGAACGGTCACGGAGGCAATGACTTCAAGCAAATGATCAGGGAATTGCAAGCCAGGTATAGCGATATGATGCTTTTTCAGCTGAACTGGTATCTGGCTGCACCCTGGAAAGAGTATTTCGAGGATACGGGAGAACATGCCGGAGAATCGGAAACAAGTGCCATGATGATCATACGCCCCGACCTGGTAGCTCCGCTGGAAACAGCCGGGGAAGGAAAAAACAAAAAACTGATCTTTAAAGGACGTCAGGAAGGCTGGCTCTGGGCGCCACGCCCATGGAGCATCGTGAGCAGTGATACGGGAATCGGGAATCCAAAAAGAGCCACAAAAGAAAAAGGAGAAAGGTATCTGGACGATTGTATCAGAAAAATAGCAGATTTTTTTATTGAACTGGCCAGAGTGCAAGGAATGAATGAAATGTATGAATGA
- a CDS encoding sugar kinase, with translation MSKSFLQLRKNYRYALVVPTSMGIRLTPIEGQPVHCSDTFRMQVTSAESNVASVSSYLGLPVKVLTALVKDSPIARMIYDNLASRHIDVDARIVEQGGPWGFRHQINIADSGYGTRGPRVYNDRAGEVGRTLSANDFNLKQLFETDGVQIIHMSGLIAALSETTTRFCIDLAQEAKKNGTLVSFDLNYRASFWKGREKELSSAFSEIAALSDILIGNEEDFQLCLGMPGPEAGGKELSAKIEGFKEMIAHVKKAYPNASVFATTLREVISVNRHLWGAVMDAGNEFYVVEPREINVLDRIGGGDGFVGGLLYGILNGWEPEKWIQFGWATGALATTMLTDYAQPADEEQVWSIWKGNARVKR, from the coding sequence ATGAGTAAGTCCTTTCTTCAGCTCAGGAAAAATTACCGGTATGCCCTGGTGGTTCCTACAAGCATGGGAATTCGCCTTACGCCAATAGAAGGCCAGCCTGTTCATTGCAGTGACACATTCCGGATGCAGGTAACAAGCGCCGAATCCAATGTGGCCAGTGTATCCTCCTATCTCGGCCTCCCGGTGAAGGTGCTCACAGCGCTGGTTAAAGACAGTCCGATTGCCAGAATGATATATGATAACCTGGCTTCCAGGCACATCGATGTGGATGCCAGAATTGTTGAGCAGGGCGGACCCTGGGGATTCCGTCACCAGATCAATATAGCTGATTCAGGGTATGGGACCAGAGGTCCCAGGGTATATAACGACAGGGCAGGAGAGGTTGGCCGCACTCTTTCGGCCAATGATTTTAATCTGAAACAGCTTTTCGAAACGGATGGAGTGCAAATCATTCATATGTCGGGATTGATAGCAGCCCTTTCTGAAACTACAACCCGATTCTGTATTGATCTGGCGCAGGAAGCCAAAAAGAACGGAACCCTCGTTTCGTTCGACCTGAATTACCGCGCTTCCTTCTGGAAAGGCCGTGAAAAGGAACTGTCCTCGGCTTTTTCTGAAATTGCTGCTTTATCGGATATTCTGATTGGAAACGAAGAGGATTTTCAGCTCTGCCTGGGCATGCCCGGCCCGGAAGCCGGCGGAAAAGAACTTTCTGCCAAAATCGAAGGGTTCAAAGAAATGATTGCTCATGTGAAAAAGGCATATCCCAACGCTTCCGTATTTGCAACCACGCTCAGGGAAGTGATCAGCGTAAACAGGCACCTTTGGGGAGCCGTTATGGATGCCGGAAATGAGTTTTATGTGGTCGAACCGCGTGAAATTAATGTGCTCGACAGGATTGGAGGTGGTGATGGTTTTGTGGGTGGACTTCTCTATGGAATACTCAATGGCTGGGAACCCGAAAAATGGATCCAGTTCGGCTGGGCTACCGGTGCCCTCGCTACCACCATGCTCACCGATTATGCCCAACCCGCTGATGAGGAGCAGGTATGGAGCATCTGGAAAGGAAATGCCCGGGTAAAAAGATGA